A stretch of DNA from Oceanispirochaeta sp.:
TGGTCATTCATGCCCAAGGCGGCAGTATTCATGTTGATCTGGAAGATGAACAAATCCGTATTGTTCTTAAAGACACAGGGCCTGGAATTCCTGATCTGGATCTGGCCATGGAGGAAGGATATACCACCGCATCAGAGGCCGCCAGAGAGCTGGGATTCGGTGCCGGAATGGGTCTTATGAATATTCAAAGAAACTCCGACAGTCTGCATATCGACAGTATTATGGGGGTGGGCACCACAGTGACCATCCTTCTAAAGATAGGAGACTAGGGAGTGGAGGATGATTATTTTCACTCGGTCACCCTGGATGCCTCTCTATGTAAGGGCTGTACGGTCTGTATCAAGGGCTGTCCTACCGAAGCCATCCGTGTCCAGAAAGGCCGTGCCTGGATTATTCCTGAACGCTGTATAGATTGTGGTGAGTGCATCAGGACCTGTCCTTCCGGGGCCAAAAAAGCCATTTCCGACCCCTTATCACTCCTTGTTCACTTTGATTATACCGTGGCGATTCCGGCTCCCACCCTCTACGGGCAGTTCAGAAGTACCATCTCCTGCAATAGAATCCTGACAGCCTTAAAAACACTCGGCTTTGATGATGTATACGAAGTGGCTGCTGCCGCCGAGATCCTGAGTCAGGAAACAAGGGATTATCTTGGAAGGGATCAAGGAAAGGGAGCCCTTATCTCATCCTCCTGTCCTGTGGTGGTCAGACTCGTGGAAACCCGGTTCCCATCCCTCCTTGATCAGTTGATTCCCATGATCTCCCCCATGGAGCTGAGTGCCAGAATTGTCAGAGAACGGGAGAAAGACAGGCCCGGATCTGTGGGTGTCTTCTTTATATCTCCCTGCGCCGCCAAGGTGACGGATGTTAAAAATCCCCGAGGAATCTCTCTCTCTTCCGTAGACGGGGTCATTGGTATTAAAGATATCTATAAGGAACTGAGCCTGGCCGTTGCTCAGGTTGAGGTGGAAGAAAATCTAAATATTGCCTCTGCCCTTGGTATCAGCTGGGCCCGAACCGATGGAGAGGGTTCGGCAGTCTATTCAGAAAATCATATTTCTGTAGACGGAATTGACCATGTTATAGATGTTCTGGAAAATCTTGAAAACGGACATATCAGAGATGTAGATTTTGTCGAAATGATGAGTTGTCCCGGCGGTTGTGTGGGCGGGCCTCTCGCTGTTGAAAATCCCTATGTCGCCCGAAATATTGTATGTACAAGAGAACGGCGGCATCAGGAAGGGAACTGTACCGTCCCGGCGGAGCTTCCCCATCTTCCCGAAGGTATTGATCTCTTCTGGACAGAGGCCCTCGAAAGCAGAGCGACTCACCTGCTGGATCATGATTATAAAACAGCCATGAAAATGATGGAAGAGATGGAAGTCATCAGAGGGAGCCTCCCCGGTCTGGACTGCGGTGCCTGCGGGGCTCCCAGCTGCCTGGCTCTGGCCGAAGATATTGTCCGGGGTAAAACGACGGAAATCGACTGTGTTTTCAAACTGAGAGAAAAAATAAGGGACCTGACGCGGGAAATGATAGCCCTTGATAGCCACATGCCCCCCGGTCTGGACCGCTAAAGGATCACTCATTGCTTACTGTTATTATTATTATGACCCTGGGGATGGCCGCAGGTTTTATCCTCAGGAAATTTAAAAGATTGTATAACCGTCTGGATAAGACGGTCAGTTCTGTCATTTATCTGCTCCTGTTCCTTCTGGGGGTCTCTGTGGGTCAGAATAAAACCATTATCAACAATTTTCACCTTATAGGATTAAAGGCTCTCATTATAACTTCTGCCTCTGTTTTTGGATCTCTGGTTCTGGCCGCTCTTGTTTTTAGGTTCTTCTTTAAACAGGAGCAACGGGAAGATCCTGATTCAGGAGATGAGGCGTGAAAAACAGTTTGATTATTCTGGCCTTTTTTGCCCTGGGGGTCTTCCTTGGAATCGGGGGAGATCGGGGAGGGTGGATTCCCGATGGAACGGACTCCATGAGTACCTACGTTCTGTATGTCCTTATGGGCCTTGTGGGTTTTGGAATTGGAGGGGATACGGAGGCTCTCAAAGTATTAAAGGAAACAAATCTAAAAATTATGCTGGTTCCTTTGTCTGTTGTTTTCGGATCCTTAGGCGGAGCAGCGCTGGTGGCCGTTTTTATTCAGGGACTGGATCTGCAGGAAGTCCTTGCGGTGAGTGCAGGATTCGGCTACTACAGCCTTTCCAGTATTTTTATTACCGAACTCCGGGGTGAACTCCCTGGAACTATCGCCCTTCTGGCGAATATTCTGCGTGAGATTATTACCCTTTTAATGACCCCTCTGTTTGTGCGTTGGGCGGGACCACTCGGTCCGATTGCATCGGGAGGCGCCACAAGCATGGATACGACTCTGCCCATCATCTCTCTCTACTCGGGAAAACAGTATGTTGTCATCGCCCTGTTCAGTGGTATGATATTGACAATCGTCGTTCCCTTTCTTGTACCTTTCATTCTAAATTACTAAAACTTCCAGTCATTGTCGGATTTCATTCTAAAGTCTTTTTGTTGACAAAAAAAGGTTAGCTATTTATTGTTTAATGAACGAAAAAATATTAATAATAATTTTTTCAGCTAATACAACAAGAGGAATCTCTTCAAGATGAAACAAAAACTGATATTGATGTTGTGCTTATTTCTTCCTGTTTGTCCGTTGTCTGCTGAAGAATCCAGACCTCGGGTACTTGTTATGACTCCAGAAAACCTCAGTTCGAATGAAATGTATTCCACAATCTGTAATACCATTGAAGATTTATTCAGTTTTACACTCCGTTTGTTGGGAGAGAATGAAATTCTTAGGGGTGATGACTTCCTGCCATCGGAATTGGAAAATAAGAAAGCTTTCTCAGAAGAAAACAGCATAGATAACATCTTGTATGGGGAAGTCACTACCGAAGAAGATGGAACCATATTAATCTCAATGTATCTATATGAGAAATCAAGTGATTCTGTTGTCGCCGTGTCCGCCGGCAAGTCTCCTTCTGTTTTTGATGTCTTTGATGTATCGGATGCCATCCTGGTAGAGTTAATGAAAGAGTTCTCCGACATACATATTGGTTTCGGATCTTTAAACTTTTTGAATATTGGAGAAACAGGGAAATATGAGGTATACCTCGATGGGATTCTGTTAGGAGAGGATCTTACATCTGTAGATAAGATTCTGAATAAAGATTATCAGGTGGAAATACGACAAACCCGCCTTGCCGAAGAGTCAGTGATACATACTGAGCGCCTCACAATAAGAGAGGGTGAAATAACCGAGTTGAGCTTTTCTGTTCCTTATTTAACAACCCTGGAGCAATCAAACCTTGCCTCTGCAAAAGCATCTGCCCGGGAATCAATGAGTACTAAAAATCTGCTTTTAGAACAATCAGAAATCCAGGACCTTACTAATATGATTCTCAGGATGAATGACCTGTCTTTTTGTCCTTCATTATATAGAGAGAAGCAGGTGTTGGAAAAAATGATGTTGTTGTGGCAACAGGCTGCTTCTTACAGGAATGCTATTGCCGAATTTAACAGAGGCATATATAAAACTACAGATGAATACATGATTCATATAAGCAAAGATTATCAGAATATGCTTGAACTCTCATCTTTATTGTCTTTATCCATGTCTGTAAAAGCCTGGGAGAGGAAAGATTGGAATTTAGGATGGAGCTATTATAAAGAAGCAGTTAAGCCCAAAGCTGGTTTAGGCAGTAATTTTCTGACACATATGAAAGAGGAGTCTGAATATATAAATTCTTTATTTTATGCTTATTATAAAAATGAAAGTTCCAGAAATGCACGCCGGTTGAAAAAAAAGCTGAGAGATCATTACGGTGAATTGTGGGGTCCCCTAGAACAAGCCGGAATAGATCTCCCTCTTTCCTTGGATTCAGTAGAATCAATGAAGAAATCTCTGATAGATACTGATATTGTTTATTGAATTGATTTCTCGGATCAACAAAGTGAGGTCGGTGATGGCAGATGTTGCTGTACATCAACCATGATGATAGGAGCTGGTGAAACGATTGATATAAATGATGATCTCCAGATCTTTGTAATAATGATAGAGTGACTCTATACGGTCTTAAATTCGGTTTTGGGATGCTGGTTTCCTTATGGCTCAAACAAGTTAGGCTGACCTCATTGATAATGGTTCATATACAGAGAAATTTTCCCATCCTGCTATACCTTTTGGAGCAAGGGTCATGTGGAGAAACAGAAAGAGTGGGTTTGCCTATGGATTCGGGTTGGGTTATTTATGGCCTATACCCATCTGGGACATTGCTCAACCTTTTCTGATGACGGCTGCTGACAACTATTTTAATGATTCTTTTGTATCCGGTTCTGTCTCGACCTCAGAAGATATGCCTGGCGTCCTTATAAAAACCGGTTATGAATTCCATTGATTCATTATCTTTCCCCTTATTTTATGATAGAAAGGTTTTTTATGTAGTTTATTATAGAGGGTGGAGTCCATCATGAAAAAAATACTTTTTTTTCTTTTAGTCATTATTCTGCCTGTTGGCATTCTGATGGCAGAAAGTACAAAATCCAGAGTGCTTATTATCAGTCCCGAAAATAAAAGTCCAGATCCTGCCTACAACAGCATTTGTAATACCGTCGAGGATCTCTTTACTTTTACACTCAATCTTCTGGGTGAACATGAAGTATTAACGGATCAGGATTTTCAACTGTCCAGTCAAGAGGATATGACTTCTTTTGCCAGAGATCATTCCATCGATAAAATCCTTTTTGGAGAATTGAATACTACATCCGAGGGCCACATTGTTATTTCTATGTCCCTTTATGAACAGGCCTCAGACCGCATTGTGGTTCAATCCCAGGAGACTTCCTATTCCCTCTTCGAAGTTTTTGATGATACCGATACTATTCTTGTTGAATTGATGAAGGAAT
This window harbors:
- a CDS encoding ATP-binding protein; this encodes MNFEYQVTGDDYALVGRASSDIKKKLKQLGIPMGTIKRTAISMYEAEINMVIHAQGGSIHVDLEDEQIRIVLKDTGPGIPDLDLAMEEGYTTASEAARELGFGAGMGLMNIQRNSDSLHIDSIMGVGTTVTILLKIGD
- a CDS encoding [Fe-Fe] hydrogenase large subunit C-terminal domain-containing protein; this encodes MEDDYFHSVTLDASLCKGCTVCIKGCPTEAIRVQKGRAWIIPERCIDCGECIRTCPSGAKKAISDPLSLLVHFDYTVAIPAPTLYGQFRSTISCNRILTALKTLGFDDVYEVAAAAEILSQETRDYLGRDQGKGALISSSCPVVVRLVETRFPSLLDQLIPMISPMELSARIVREREKDRPGSVGVFFISPCAAKVTDVKNPRGISLSSVDGVIGIKDIYKELSLAVAQVEVEENLNIASALGISWARTDGEGSAVYSENHISVDGIDHVIDVLENLENGHIRDVDFVEMMSCPGGCVGGPLAVENPYVARNIVCTRERRHQEGNCTVPAELPHLPEGIDLFWTEALESRATHLLDHDYKTAMKMMEEMEVIRGSLPGLDCGACGAPSCLALAEDIVRGKTTEIDCVFKLREKIRDLTREMIALDSHMPPGLDR
- a CDS encoding LysO family transporter, with the protein product MLTVIIIMTLGMAAGFILRKFKRLYNRLDKTVSSVIYLLLFLLGVSVGQNKTIINNFHLIGLKALIITSASVFGSLVLAALVFRFFFKQEQREDPDSGDEA
- a CDS encoding lysine exporter LysO family protein; protein product: MKNSLIILAFFALGVFLGIGGDRGGWIPDGTDSMSTYVLYVLMGLVGFGIGGDTEALKVLKETNLKIMLVPLSVVFGSLGGAALVAVFIQGLDLQEVLAVSAGFGYYSLSSIFITELRGELPGTIALLANILREIITLLMTPLFVRWAGPLGPIASGGATSMDTTLPIISLYSGKQYVVIALFSGMILTIVVPFLVPFILNY